A genome region from Bacteroidota bacterium includes the following:
- a CDS encoding transposase has protein sequence MDNIWSFSKRNKQSKAVIMLAKIDAVVNWQALVALVQVIDKSNTGKGGRKPLPFEWKVKMLFLQYAFNLSDEELEDQLIDRLSFQKFVGISFAQEIPDFTTLWHFKEALVKHQLMDRIFSGINHQLELHGLMLKKER, from the coding sequence ATGGATAACATTTGGTCATTTTCAAAACGGAATAAACAATCAAAAGCAGTGATAATGCTTGCTAAGATAGATGCTGTAGTAAACTGGCAGGCCTTGGTCGCCTTGGTGCAGGTAATAGACAAGAGTAACACTGGTAAAGGGGGACGCAAACCCTTACCGTTTGAATGGAAAGTAAAAATGTTGTTCCTGCAATATGCTTTCAATTTAAGCGATGAAGAACTAGAAGATCAGTTGATAGACCGATTGAGTTTTCAAAAATTTGTAGGAATCAGTTTTGCCCAAGAGATACCGGACTTCACCACCCTGTGGCACTTTAAAGAGGCCTTAGTGAAGCATCAACTGATGGACCGCATATTCTCCGGCATCAACCATCAGTTGGAACTACATGGTTTGATGTTAAAAAAGGAACGATAG
- a CDS encoding transposase: protein MLRHQPSVGTTWFDVKKGTIADATILESANRPLSKKKREVLAVKPSVQIDTDAQSTEKNGNKYFGYKGHIGVDVGSKLIRKRKFTPANVHDSRALEDLLSGDEKVFGQIKPILKTNTKLLPEN from the coding sequence ATTCTCCGGCATCAACCATCAGTTGGAACTACATGGTTTGATGTTAAAAAAGGAACGATAGCGGATGCCACCATCCTAGAGTCAGCCAACAGGCCATTGAGCAAGAAAAAGCGCGAAGTATTGGCCGTCAAGCCCAGTGTTCAAATAGATACAGATGCCCAAAGCACCGAAAAGAATGGCAATAAATACTTTGGATACAAAGGACATATAGGAGTGGATGTAGGCAGCAAACTGATACGCAAACGGAAGTTCACCCCTGCCAATGTGCATGACAGCCGAGCCTTAGAAGATTTGTTAAGCGGAGATGAAAAAGTATTTGGGCAGATAAAGCCTATCCTAAAAACCAACACAAAACTATTGCCCGAAAATTAG
- a CDS encoding rhomboid family intramembrane serine protease, whose translation MVREKIGFWRSIVFVLLLVSVLWLVQFIQYFGIYDFSHYGNWPQHRAGLPGILFSPFIHGSFEHLISNTLPIIVLLLVLLNAYPRFALLVLVAVHLMSGALVWLLAPPTGIHIGISGIIYGIAGFLRAWHFSQRPYFGGHCAVCRAGLWGNDCRVLSHTGYFVGVAFVWRTQWRAHGLFAAQKRFAAAYRK comes from the coding sequence GTGGTTCGCGAAAAAATAGGTTTCTGGAGAAGCATCGTCTTCGTGCTATTGCTCGTGTCGGTACTTTGGCTGGTTCAATTCATCCAGTATTTCGGCATCTATGACTTCTCGCACTATGGCAACTGGCCGCAGCATCGGGCTGGCTTACCGGGCATCCTCTTTTCTCCTTTTATTCACGGCAGCTTTGAACATTTAATTTCAAACACCCTGCCCATCATCGTGTTGCTCTTGGTTTTGCTTAATGCCTACCCACGTTTTGCCCTGCTCGTTTTGGTGGCCGTACACCTGATGAGCGGCGCGCTGGTTTGGCTACTAGCGCCGCCCACCGGCATCCACATTGGCATCAGCGGCATTATATATGGCATCGCCGGCTTCCTTAGGGCTTGGCATTTTTCGCAAAGACCGTACTTCGGTGGTCATTGCGCTGTTTGTCGTGCTGGTTTATGGGGGAATGATTGTCGGGTTCTTTCCCACACAGGGTATTTCGTGGGAGTCGCATTTGTATGGCGCACTCAGTGGCGCGCTCATGGCCTTTTTGCTGCGCAAAAAAGATTTGCCGCCGCCTACCGAAAATGA